In the genome of Achromobacter sp. MFA1 R4, the window CAACAGCTGGGTCAGCAGCGACGTGCTGATGCAGTTCCTGTACCACAAGGCGCCAGCCGACCGCGGGCTGCAGGAAGGCTACACGCAGCAAGGCATGCGCTTCTGGACCTTCCCGCCCGACTACGACCAGCGCGTCGAAGCGCTCATGCGCAAGCGTTGAAGCCTGCGCAGCGCCCGGTCAGAACACCGCCATGCGGCTGTTGATGAGGTCCGTGACCAGCATGTGGCCCGGCGCGTGCGTGATGCAGAACTCGGGCCGCACGGCCGCCACGACCGACTGCGGCGTGACGCCGCAGGCCCAGAACACGGGCATTTCCCCGGCGCGGATATCCACCGGATCGCCGTAGTCGGGACGGTCGATGTCGGCGATGCCGATGAGCGACGGATCGCCGATGTGGACCGGCGCGCCGTGCACGGACGGAAAGCGCGACGTCACCTGGATCGCGCGGATCGCGTCCGCCGCCTTGAGCGGCCGCATGGACACCACCAGCGGGCCGCCGAAGACGCCGGCGGGCTGCGTGGGGATGTTGGTGCGGTACATCGGCACATTGCTGCCCTGTTCGATGTGGCGCACGGGCAGGCCGTTGTCCAGCATGGCCTCTTCGAACGAAAACGAGCAGCCGATCAGGAACGAGACGAGGTCGTCACGCCAGAGATCGCGCACGTCCGTCGGTTCGGCGACCAGCACGCCGTCCTTCCAGACCCGGTAGCGCGGAATGTCGGTGCGGATATCGATGTCCGCGCCCAGTTCCGGCAACGACGGATCGCCCGGTTCGGACATGGCCAGCAAGGGGCAAGGCTTGGGATTGCGCTGGCAGAAGTGCAGGAAGTCCGCCGCCAGCGCGCGCGGCAGGATGGCCAGGTTGGCCTGCACGTGCCCCGGCGCCAGATTGGCCGTGGGTCCGGTCAGGCGCCCGCTGCGCGCGTCCAGCCGCGCCTGCCGGGCAAGCGCGAGGCTGGTTCGAACGTTATCGGCGTCAGGCATGAAAGTTCTCTTGTTGCAGGTTGCTTGAAATGCCGGTCAGCGGCCGGCGAACAGGTCTTCGACGGACAGGCCGATGCCCAGGATCCGGCGATCCGCGCCGTTGCTGCCGGCGATCATCAGGCCGACCGGCGCGGTGCCTGCGGCGTGGCACGGCAGCGACAGCG includes:
- a CDS encoding putative hydro-lyase, whose product is MPDADNVRTSLALARQARLDARSGRLTGPTANLAPGHVQANLAILPRALAADFLHFCQRNPKPCPLLAMSEPGDPSLPELGADIDIRTDIPRYRVWKDGVLVAEPTDVRDLWRDDLVSFLIGCSFSFEEAMLDNGLPVRHIEQGSNVPMYRTNIPTQPAGVFGGPLVVSMRPLKAADAIRAIQVTSRFPSVHGAPVHIGDPSLIGIADIDRPDYGDPVDIRAGEMPVFWACGVTPQSVVAAVRPEFCITHAPGHMLVTDLINSRMAVF